Proteins from a single region of Bdellovibrio bacteriovorus HD100:
- the mutM gene encoding bifunctional DNA-formamidopyrimidine glycosylase/DNA-(apurinic or apyrimidinic site) lyase — protein MPELPEVEVVRRGLETILKDQPILEKVELMRKDLREPIPAKKISTLVGQPLTSIERRAKYLLLWTPKGAMLSHLGMTGTWRVAVPGDERLHDHIYLHFSGDLRLAYRDPRRFGCFDFVQDPLKHPKLADLGPEPLEAEFNGPLLWEKLRGKDVALKVALMDQKVVVGVGNIYASEALFAAGIKPTLPARKLSLERASLLVGEIKKILSQSIKAGGSSISDFAQASGESGYFQTSFRVYGRDKEPCVTCGQQVKSKVLGGRNTFWCSRCQK, from the coding sequence ATGCCTGAACTTCCAGAGGTCGAAGTCGTCCGCCGGGGCCTGGAGACCATATTAAAAGACCAGCCAATTTTGGAAAAAGTCGAACTGATGCGCAAAGACCTGCGCGAGCCTATTCCTGCTAAAAAAATAAGCACTCTGGTTGGTCAGCCGCTGACCTCCATCGAGCGTCGCGCCAAATACTTGCTGCTCTGGACGCCCAAAGGCGCCATGCTGTCGCACCTGGGAATGACCGGAACCTGGCGGGTGGCGGTGCCGGGAGATGAACGGCTGCATGACCATATATATCTGCATTTTTCCGGAGACTTGCGCCTGGCTTACCGCGATCCGCGGCGTTTTGGTTGTTTTGACTTTGTTCAAGACCCGTTAAAACATCCTAAATTGGCGGATTTGGGGCCGGAGCCGTTAGAGGCGGAATTCAATGGACCGCTGCTGTGGGAAAAGCTGCGCGGCAAGGATGTCGCTCTGAAAGTGGCTTTAATGGACCAGAAGGTTGTCGTTGGTGTCGGGAATATCTATGCCAGCGAAGCGTTGTTCGCCGCCGGAATCAAGCCCACGCTGCCGGCGCGAAAGCTGTCCTTGGAAAGAGCTTCGCTTTTGGTGGGCGAGATTAAAAAAATTTTATCTCAGTCCATCAAGGCGGGTGGATCTTCGATCAGCGACTTTGCCCAGGCCTCTGGCGAAAGCGGTTATTTTCAGACAAGCTTTCGGGTTTACGGTCGGGACAAAGAGCCTTGTGTGACTTGCGGGCAACAGGTGAAATCGAAAGTTCTGGGCGGGCGAAACACCTTCTGGTGTTCGCGTTGCCAAAAATAA